The DNA sequence atgtatatatatatatatacacacacacatatacacacacacatatgcttattttagaagttttgttCCCACAACTTCAACAGAAACGGGACTATAATTTATATCAAGAAAACCAACTTTTCCTTTTGTGGCTTTTTTAGAGACACTTAACATTTATGAAGAACCTATGGTTTGGGGTACCCGGCATCATTCTGGGTATAACCTGGCTTTGCTGAGCTAGTGAGATTACATTCTACATCCCTAGCAATTACACAACAAATTTATGAACTCAAAGCAACATCTGAACAAGGCATAATACGTGCTAAAAGCATTACGTGAAAAGATACTGGGGATGGAGACCGATTACTAAATTTTCAAGAGAAACACGTATCACTGCAATGAAAAAATAGTAGTCTTAAACGATCGATAAAGGTCTGTATCAAAAGTAAAACTAACGAAATGCAACAttacatacttttaaaacattCGTGCCAAAACAAGTTCAAGCTGAACCTAATAATCAGGACTCTAcagcaggaaaaataaagacataaataaggtgacaccaggaagaaaaaataattaataaatacagGACATTCAAGAAAACTGCTCTGGTCTcttcaaaaacaaaccaaaaacccatGGTTATGAGGGGGAAAGGTAGGGAACTGTTAGATGAAGAGAGTCTAAATAAACTTATCAACCAAACACAACTTACATACCCTGACTAGATCCAGTTTGGAAAACCTGGCGATGTTGATTTTGGTACAACCGGCActgtttgaattattttattaaggatCAGACGGTCAAATTTTCTAAGTATGATAATGGATTGCAATCCTTGTGATTGAGAGAGAACATCTTAGTTCTTAGGACATGTAAGCCACAATAAGAGATAAGTGTCAGGTGTaccaacttattttcaaatggctcagcaaatgtttgctgTTAAATCTAGGTGGGGAGTAGAAAgtgttcaatgtatttttttttttttttactgtaagctctaagcccactgtggggcttgatcttgaattcaagatcaaaagttgcaggttctaccgactgagccagccaagcgcccctaaGTGTACAGATTATTCTTTTAACTTCTTCAAAATAAGTTTGTAGGCAAAAGCTTGCCATCTGATCCACTTCATTTAAGTCACTGATGAACCAGCTTCAAGAAGCTGAAGAGAAACAGCCGTTCCAGAAGTAGGCAAAAAGGTAGCAAAATTCCATGAGGATGCAAAGATGAAATTTTATGTTACACAATGAAAAACTCACTGTAGTACCTTCACTAATCTTTTCATCATCCCCTCAACCCTTTGTCACAAGAGAAATCCTTGACCTTTTTATCTAGCCTGCAAGGATAGGAATCTCAGTCGGTATTATAGAAACGGAGGATTAGTTTCTTCCTAGTCCAGATCCCCCAGAGGAAGAATTCAAGTTTTCTTAACCAAAAGTGAAAGCTGCTAAATCCCCAAGCAAACCTCACTTTTGAAAGAACCATTCGCCAATCAAGGGAATGTTAATTACGGTccgaaaagtttttaaaaagttgcttaaAACCagggcgctgggggggggggggggggggactcagtcattttaagcatcgactcttgatttcggctcagatcatgacctcccAAGTTCAGGaaatcaagtcccacatcagggtctgagcttcagcctggagcctgcttgggattctctctcttctccccactcccccacatgtgcatgctctctcaaaataaatacacctaaaaaAAGTTGCTTAAAACCCACTCTTATAACAAACCATTGTTACAGGAACAGCTCATTGGCTTCCAGCATAGCTAAGTGAATTTCCCTAGAATTTTCATGTTGTACTTGCTCAATCATCAAGGTCAATGCAACTAAATGCTATCTTATGAAAGAACACTTATGTGGCCTGTGAATAGGCCCTCAGTTATGTTTATCAAAGAGCTTGGAACAAAAGGCTGCTAGGTACTACAAATGTAACACAAAGAACGGTTGTGTAAAGCAAAGCAGTTCTAAGTATCTCACTTGCTGGGTTTTTTAACTCGAGGCCAGAAACCTCATAGGAAAATAGCCCCGTGTGCACCACCTCCAAACCTGAATTGAACTACATTTAACAGTGATCCCCTTGAAAACAGGTCTTCCCTTACACTGTTTATTtgcagtagaaagaaaaattatcaagGTGCTGCTTAGTTAACATCTGAGATATACCATTTGCTcagtaaaaatatcaaatgaaaagGGAACTTGTAAGCTTGTATTCGTAAGTGTACGTACCTACACGACAGGACTTGGcttttttttgcctgcttttgacTGTTAATTTGACAAAGTAGGAATTAGCATAGCATGGCTGAGGCACCAACGTCTTAATGGTGCAATGATATATATCACACGAGGATGAAAATTCACAATACATCCAATGCGAAGAATCACATGGAGGGGAAAAACAATAAACTAAGTCAGGAAGGCATAAGCCACTAACTATAGTTAGCTTATGGGGAGTGgggaacaaaaaaagaagaggacaCAAGGTGGGAAGGATACTGGAGTTAGGTTCTAGGCTCTAGACAGCCATACATTTTTCAACCAAGTTTCCAGTAAGTCATGTACAAAGAGAGTTCCTTAAACCAAATGATTTCTAAGGTCCACCTCAACTCTAGATCAAATCCTAGAAAAAACAATCTAACATTTCAGATCCTTATGAAGCCCAGGAAAACTGTTAAATGCTAAAACAgaacaatgggggcacctgggtggttcaattggttgagcgtctgactttggctcaggtcatgatctcgcggtttgtgggttcaagccccacgtggggctctgtgctgacagctcagagcctgaagcctgcttcagattctgtgtctctctgcccctcccccacttgctcactctaataaaaataaataaaaaataaaaacataacaacaaTGGCATTAAAACTATTGAGAGCAAACGCCAGAGCTCAAGGACAGCAATATAATGGgttacaaagagaaataaaacttttatatctTCACAAACTGACACCTAAATAGCTAAAGCCTATGCTTCCTTATAACAGGTATTTTTCATTACTAAGACGTGACTTAGTACACAAAGAAAAGTCCAAACTGTCAGCTTTTAGTCCTCCACATTCCCCTCTTTAATATGGCATTTTGCACTATATACAttaatgaaaatttgaaacaaacaaaaagaactttagtcaaactccccttcctcctccagctttATTGGAtagtttaaaattacatttctattttctaggACTTCAGTTGCTTTTTccatctgacttttaaaaactgattacaGCAAATGAAACACAGTTGTCTAAGTGATATAGTATACAAAAATAACATCTTGATTTCTGTGAAAATGCATTTCTCTGCAATTCCTGAATAACTCCAAATTATGCTAACTCTGAGCTTAGATGTTTACTCTGGGTTTTAGATttagtctttgaaaaaaatgtgttctaaACCTTTGTCATCACCTTATGTATATCCAGCATCAACGCTGTGATGAAGTTGTTCCTGTTTAGGCCTTTATCCCGATCTTTCTTGCACAGCCATTAACACacgtttgtctttttattttgtttactccCACTCAACTGTATGTTCTATGTAGGGCCTGATACAGATGTTACTTGATGTTATTTAATAGCTACTGAGGTCAGACAATCCAAGGCCATCATTATgctaaaattaaagttatttatgGAAGCTCATAGATACTTCCAGAATTGTTTTTACCTCCTACATGGGAACATATCCAAGAAACCCAGAACGGGCTtactggtctgactcaactcttCCCATTCATCAATCCCTATTCACCAGTGGCGCGGAAAGGGGGTTCTTTAACAAAGCATTATACATAACACCTCTACCAAACtaaacataaactttttttttgtagttaaatGCAGAAAGTCGATTTTTTTCCACCCCTTTCCTCCTTTTACACGGCAAGTAAAGCTCACTGGCCTGGGAGTAGCCTCTATCTGCCAACCTTTGGCCAGTGAAGAGGattcagagaaaataatacaACCATCAATCAGAAAAAGGAGGGGcgacaaaggaaaataattaagctGTGGCTTCAATCGTGCATTCCCGTGCAAGGTGCCCTGACTCGCCACAGCGGTAACAGTTGACTTCACTTGTCTTGCTGCAATTGATGGCTACATGACCAGTTTCACCAcacctacaaaaaaaaataaaaagagaaagaaattaagataattttcACAATGTGTTCAGAAAATACAAAACCATAGTGAAGCAATAATTAACTGAACAAAAAGCAGTTAACAAGTGAAGGaacatattttttcccctcaaaacaGTCTCATTAACCCCTAAACTAAGAGCAGAAAGGAGGAATTAGATAACAAAGTACTCAATCGTGCAGCCTAAgccattacattaaaattaaaaattttcactgTAAGAGATCCACCAATATCAAAACCAACACAACAATAACACTGGGCAAAATGctgttacctttttaaaaaagtttttagtaatctctacatcaaacatggggctcaaactcacaacctcaaaatcaagagtcgcatgctccactaactgagccatccaggtgccccaagatgttgAACCTTTATACAAATTAATCCCTAAGATCTCACTGGTATGTACGTATCAAAACTTACgaaattttacactttaaatacgTACATTATATGTCACAACCACAAAGATTTCTGGTTGCAGGACAAAAGATttgtggatgggggtggggaggtgccttagtggctcagtcagttaagcatccaactttggcttaggtcatgatctctaggtttggGATTTCAAGTCCACCATTGGGCTGTGTGTGAacagtgcggaccctgcttgggatttcctctctcccttctctctgcgccacccccacaaaaataaacattaaaaacaaaacaaaaacagatctgTGTATGCAAATTATAAATTTAGTTTTCTCCAATGTCTCTGAAAACACCAAATTACAGcataacattaatttttacattaaaaattcccAAGTTGTGTAAGTTGTCCAGCAGCCATAAGCCACAAATTATCATGGTAGAATAGTgactgattggggcgcctgggtggcgcagtcggttaagcgtccgacttcagccaggtcacgatctcgcggtccgtgagttcgagccccgcgtcaggctctgggctgatggctcagagcctggagcctgtttccgattctgtgtctccctctctctctgcccctcccccgttcatgctctgtctctctctgtcccaaaaataaataaacgttgaaaaaaaaaaaaaatttaaaaaagaatagtgacTGATGTACAGATAGGCTGCTGGTTATATATGCTTAAAACCATTATCATCTGGTCACAACCAACTTTCACTGAATGTACTGGTCCGCAAGGTCCTTCCATTTATAGCTCACTTCTAAAATAATCTCTACAATGAGATTTCCTTCAGTAACACCCTAACAACTTACCTATAGCACTTCACTTTGGTGCAGTCTTTTTGAATGTGTCCAAATTCTCCACAAGAATAGCACTTCTGCTCATCAGCATGGTCACAGTCACGAGCCAGATGGCCTGGTTTGCCACAGTTGTAGCAGcactgctctcgctctctcttggGCTCCTTGCAGTCCTTGGCAATGTGGCCACCTCTACCGCAGTTATAGCAGGCTTCAACAATAAGGAAAAGAAGCAGACCAAGACTATAAAACCTTTACATAACGTTGCTGTTCTAAGCCATACAATACAAAATCTCAAAAGTAGCAAGTCCTTTCCAATGCTACGTGCAGTAGTAGTACATCCTCACCGCTCCAAGTTCTAGAAGGGTATGAAAAGGAAGTGTTAAATACTTACCATCCTCTTGAAGATCACAATCCTTGGCAAGATGACCAGACTCACCACAGCGATAACAGATGTCTGgaagagatgaggaaacaaactGGAAACCTATTTTgggcagaaacaaaaagaatttgaCTAATTAGACCAGTCTTGATACTAAGAAACACTGAAGtacttcaaaattttttattcGACAAAAATACCTCTATCCGAGGTAAAACCACCTCTGCCACGGCTTCTCATTCCACGACCACGGCCTCCACCAGTAGGGCATTCCCGGGCCCAATGACCAGATCGTCCACACTTGAAACACTCATTGCTGCTCATGGCTGCAGTTagatcttcaaaatattaaaaacgaCAATGTTAAACCACTTGGAATTACTTTAACTTTTATTGCCCTTTTAGTGTATTTTTGGATAATTATTCTGGGGGGGAAGAAGCCAGAATATACATTGGCTAGGAAAAACAGCCACACAACTATACACTTAGGCATTATACACctattatgaaatatattaaaagtgaaaaaaaaatgtaaacatattttgatataattCTTGATCTTTAAAACCATTAGGATTATGCATATATTAATACAAATGTTAATTCAGTTATTGATGGGGGTGATAGAATTTACAGTTAATATCAATGAATATCCATCATTAGAAATAACATCTACCTCATGCAAGGTCCAACTTAACGGACACATTTTCATGGTTACAAGCCAGTAAACTTTATTTTGGGCAACTGGAAGTTATTTAATAGTCATAAAATCAGAAAAGCTCAAACCAATGGAGCTGTAGTATGGATTGAAAGCGAGgggtaaagaaaaacaatttctctCTGTAACTTTAGTATCTAACACCCAGTTGTGCTGCAACACTTGCCTGCTGACTCTTTAGAGCAGATATGTTAGAAGAAACGCAGGACATAAATTTTATCTCTAGAAGGTAcagtatgttaaaaatattagaaaaacaacaaaaaggcacACCAAAGTGCTAATAGCACCTAAAGCACTGGGaccacttttttctcttttctattctctcCAAGTTTTCccagttttacatttaaaacaacGCTACTTGGAATTTCACAATAGATTCCTTTATTGGGTACTactttttttacaaaaaagggaaaaactccCACTAAAGCAAATGGATTTTATACTTCTTATGTAACAATCTAAAAATAAGCAAGGGCTATTCCtggaatagaatggaaaagaatggaaTGTTTCAGGACAAACTCCTCagaaagtagttaaaaaaaaaaaaaaaccagctcaAAACAATGTAATAACCTTTACATTTCCACATCTGAACATTTTTACCCTTATTTCCAGTGTCAAGCCATggtataaaaagttttttttaactaccCTCTCAAAGCCAACCGTTAAGGACCATGGTCTAGCAAAACATATTGCTTCAAGGGAACAAGACTGACTGGACAGTGGAATTACCCAAACCAACCACAGCACCGAATATCAAATGATAGCAAAACAGTAAAGCCTCCACCCATTCTTTAACTGGTTCATCACAAGTTATAGAGATAGTAACTAAAAATTAAGCTGAAGTTCAGTTTCAAAAGTTTCCATTGtcaaatattcaaaagaattcaATACTTAACCCAAGTCTCTGCAATCAGATTCAGGATAAGTTTTCAAAAGGGATCTATCAATTCTTGCCACTTGCCATATgaacacattaacaaaaaagggAAGGACAGGTGCGGAGCTGCATGGGATACTTAAGCATTAGTGGTTTCAGATGCATAATGTACATTTCTAGCCAGAAGAAAACAGCCACTGGAAAATCTGAGATTACATTTGCTTTCTTATACTGGTATTAGCCTTCAATATTATGTGAGGTCCTGGCTTCCAGAgagaacaaaataagataaaaagatcaCAGAAAAGAGCTGCTTAGGGTACCTcatcctcctctccacccccattTCATTTTGGATCTTCTCCAGTTTACAGCCAGACCAATTTGAGCACATTTAACTACTGCTGTCGATGAATTCTTTGCACGGAAATGGTCATGTTCTTTTACAACATAAGTTAGGCAATATGAAATGTCCTTAATAGgttatcatttaatatttaaagactGTTTTTACAGAAAATGACAATCCTATACATTCAACATGCTATATATTTCCAacgctaattaaaaaaaaatgatcgtTCCAGGTAATCTCCCCTTTAGACTGCTACTTTAAAGGGCCTTGTTTATTTCATAATAGTGTACAAAGGAAATGCATTATAATGAATCATCATGTGTTTATCAGTGGAATAAAGTCAACAGGTAAAAAATTTCAGGTTTACTTTTGGTATAGAAATATCAGTTTAAAAAACGACTCAAGATTTAATTTACACGTAGATTTTTCATGAACTGTTTCTCCGTTTTGCCTTATCTCTCTCTTCATGGTACCCAGatcctaaaggaaaaagaaatgataggaaaAGTACTTCTGGAAAGAAGACAATTAGTTAAAGTAACATTAAAAGATTAAACACTAAGCTCTACTTCCTCCTACCCTAATTCCTAATTGAAAGTTGGTTAAAATGTGAtcattgctggggcgcctgggtggcgcagtcggttaagcgtccgacttcagccaggtcacgatctcgcggtccgtgagttcgagccccgcgtcgggctctgggctgatggctcggagcctggagcctgtttccgattctgtgtctccctctctctctgcccctcccccattcatgc is a window from the Leopardus geoffroyi isolate Oge1 chromosome A2, O.geoffroyi_Oge1_pat1.0, whole genome shotgun sequence genome containing:
- the LOC123606059 gene encoding CCHC-type zinc finger nucleic acid binding protein isoform X4 translates to MSSNECFKCGRSGHWARECPTGGGRGRGMRSRGRGFQFVSSSLPDICYRCGESGHLAKDCDLQEDACYNCGRGGHIAKDCKEPKREREQCCYNCGKPGHLARDCDHADEQKCYSCGEFGHIQKDCTKVKCYRCGETGHVAINCSKTSEVNCYRCGESGHLARECTIEATA
- the LOC123606059 gene encoding CCHC-type zinc finger nucleic acid binding protein isoform X3, whose amino-acid sequence is MSSNECFKCGRSGHWARECPTGGGRGRGMRSRGRGFQFVSSSLPDICYRCGESGHLAKDCDLQEDEACYNCGRGGHIAKDCKEPKREREQCCYNCGKPGHLARDCDHADEQKCYSCGEFGHIQKDCTKVKCYRCGETGHVAINCSKTSEVNCYRCGESGHLARECTIEATA
- the LOC123606059 gene encoding CCHC-type zinc finger nucleic acid binding protein isoform X1, with protein sequence MSSNECFKCGRSGHWARECPTGGGRGRGMRSRGRGGFTSDRGFQFVSSSLPDICYRCGESGHLAKDCDLQEDEACYNCGRGGHIAKDCKEPKREREQCCYNCGKPGHLARDCDHADEQKCYSCGEFGHIQKDCTKVKCYRCGETGHVAINCSKTSEVNCYRCGESGHLARECTIEATA
- the LOC123606059 gene encoding CCHC-type zinc finger nucleic acid binding protein isoform X2, with the protein product MSSNECFKCGRSGHWARECPTGGGRGRGMRSRGRGGFTSDRGFQFVSSSLPDICYRCGESGHLAKDCDLQEDACYNCGRGGHIAKDCKEPKREREQCCYNCGKPGHLARDCDHADEQKCYSCGEFGHIQKDCTKVKCYRCGETGHVAINCSKTSEVNCYRCGESGHLARECTIEATA